In Panthera tigris isolate Pti1 chromosome C1, P.tigris_Pti1_mat1.1, whole genome shotgun sequence, the following proteins share a genomic window:
- the LOC102955096 gene encoding ATP synthase F(0) complex subunit C2, mitochondrial-like, with translation MISLCLLCTGSNSPATVPHPLKMYACAKFVSAPFLVRSTSQLSSLSLSAVALKPPETLTDESLNSWAAPRPLTSLIPSHSFQTSAVSKHIDTAAKFIGAGAATVGVAGSGAGIGTVFGSLIIGYASSEG, from the coding sequence ATGAttagtctctgtcttctctgcacCGGGAGCAACTCTCCTGCCACAGTCCCTCATCCCCTGAAAATGTACGCCTGTGCAAAGTTCGTCTCTGCCCCCTTCTTGGTCAGGAGCACCTCTCAGCTGTCGAGCCTATCACTGTCTGCAGTGGCACTAAAACCACCAGAGACACTGACAGATGAGAGCCTCAACAGCTGGGCAGCCCCACGTCCCCTGACCTCACTTATTCCTAGCCACAGTTTCCAAACTAGCGCTGTTTCAAAGCACATCGACACAGCAGCCAAGTTCattggggctggggctgccacAGTTGGGGTGGCTGGTTCTGGGGCTGGAATTGGGACTGTGTTTGGGAGCCTTATCATTGGTTATGCCAGTTCTgaaggctga